The Arachis hypogaea cultivar Tifrunner chromosome 16, arahy.Tifrunner.gnm2.J5K5, whole genome shotgun sequence genome contains a region encoding:
- the LOC112758214 gene encoding uncharacterized protein, whose amino-acid sequence MDTATADADAKVQHVTKKSSDELLRKFAELGSEETTRKKHLSLTISLKKPRGFRRDDHCDSPSGSAAAVVERRSLLPPGVSRRTALLRPLRARDIRNRSLLGTIQKTWRTTVQGASRVFIEKHYHRHKRLINDIV is encoded by the exons ATGGACACTGCTACTGCTGATGCTGATGCTAAGGTTCAACACGTCACCAAGAAATCTTCCGATGAGCTTCTTAGGAAGTTTGCTGAGCTGGGTTCAGAGGAAACAACCCGCAAGAAACACTTGAGTCTCACCATTAGCCTCAAGAAGCCCAGGGGATTCCGGAGGGATGATCACTGTGACAGCCCTTCCGGCAGTGCTGCCGCTGTCGTCGAGAGGAGATCACTTCTGCCTCCCGGTGTCAGCCGCAGGACGGCGTTGCTCCGCCCACTCCGGGCTAGAGATATCAGGAACAGGTCACTCTTGGGAACCATTCAAAAG ACATGGCGCACAACTGTGCAAGGAGCTTCCAGAGTTTTCATCGAGAAGCACTATCATCGCCATAAGCGTTTGATCAATGACATTGTTTAG
- the LOC112758213 gene encoding DNA polymerase delta small subunit: MGMDSEKNSLCRLQCSYASLDEVFEIGKETYRGQQYSQIYFARLHLMRTLLYSLVSQWKPQTPVCTVLGLEQGKECVIVGTLYKHMKLKPCILDEYSKERSAVPLVRPHNFMHDDDYLVLEDESGRVKLGGDLISPSVFVTGIVVALHGKETGAGDFSVLEVLEAGLPPQIEFPLKSREDKYIVLVSGLNVGSSDSNPLQLQLFIDHITGHLGDEKEQSIASQIVHVVIAGNSIGIPRGLVNGQNLASKDLSRIAEPIKELDILLNQIAAGLPLDIMPGPNDPANFSLPQQPLHRCLFPGSAAYNTFRSCTNPHSFEIDNIRFLGTSGQNVDDLEKYSDAKDKLEFMERTLRWRHIAPTAPNTLGCYPYTDSDPFFIESCPHVYFVGNQNKYESRVIKGSEGQFVRLISVPKFSESGVAVVVNLRDLECHALSFGTQFSS; the protein is encoded by the exons ATGGGAATGGACTCTGAGAAGAACAGCCTCTGCAGATTGCAATGCTCCTATGCTTCCTTG GATGAAGTGTTCGAAATTGGGAAGGAGACTTACAGGGGGCAGCAATACAGCCAGATATACTTCGCTCGGCTTCACTTGATGCGCACTCTCTTGTATTCCCTCGTCTCCCAATGGAAACCCCAAACCCCTG TGTGCACTGTGTTGGGATTGGAACAGGGAAAAGAGTGTGTCATTGTTGGAACCCTCTATAAACACATGAAGCTCAAACCTTGCATACTTGATGAGTATTCTAAGGAG AGATCTGCGGTTCCACTTGTTAGGCCTCATAACTTCATGCACGACGATGATTATCTAGTGTTGGAGGATGAAAGCGGGAGAGTTAAGCTTGGCGGGGATCTCATATCGCCTTCTGTGTTTGTAACAG GAATTGTGGTTGCCTTACATGGAAAGGAAACGGGGGCAGGTGATTTTTCGGTTTTGGAAGTCCTAGAAGCTGGCCTACCACCACAGATAGAATTCCCTCTTAAATCAA GGGAAGACAAATACATTGTTCTTGTGTCTGGATTAAATGTGGGGAGCAGTGATTCTAATCCTCTTCAGCTTCAGCTTTTCATTGATCATATTACAGGGCATTTAGGAGATGAAAAG GAGCAAAGTATTGCATCTCAAATTGTTCATGTTGTCATTGCTGGAAATTCTATTGGCATACCACGTGGACTTGTTAATGGACAG AATTTGGCTTCAAAGGATCTCTCAAGGATTGCTGAACCAATAAAGGAACTGGATATTTTATTGAATCAg ATTGCAGCTGGTTTGCCTTTGGATATCATGCCAGGACCCAACGACCCTGCTAATTTCTCATTACCACAGCag CCATTGCATAGATGCCTTTTTCCTGGTTCGGCAGCTTATAACACCTTTAGATCTTGTACAAATCCTCATTCTTTTGAGATTGATAATATCAG GTTTCTTGGCACGTCAGGTCAGAATGTAGACGATCTTGAGAAGTATTCTGATGCAAAAGATAAACTTGAATTCATGGAAAGGACACTAAGGTGGAGGCATATAGCACCTACAGCACCTAATACTCTAG GATGCTATCCTTATACTGATAGTGATCCCTTCTTCATTGAGAGCTGTCCTCATGTGTACTTTGTTGGCAATCAGAATAAATATGAATCTCGTGTCATAAAGG GATCTGAAGGGCAGTTTGTGAGACTCATAAGCGTCCCGAAATTCAGTGAATCTGGCGTTGCAGTTGTG GTAAATTTGAGGGATCTTGAATGCCATGCTCTCAGTTTTGGAACTCAATTCAGCTCATAA